A window of Amycolatopsis australiensis contains these coding sequences:
- a CDS encoding discoidin domain-containing protein — protein MVGLDRRQALGLLGAGGAAIVAAGLLPSPARAAEARPPDPVAATYLRVLLRHTRWAEQQFDRAAGIYPARDFTFAVVLGNALLLTRDGYDAAAAGVGRDTLREHTLATIRHFAASNVLAGGTEWGRKLFFDTTFQSYFLLAARLLWTELDDTTRGHVERITTGQAAYTTALGERDDPASGGWTPNGLRGGYVGDTKLEEMGVYAQSLAPALAWAPGDPAAPAWHAAFGAWSRNEAGLPAADLANPRLVDGRPVSANTATNLHDTFLVENHGSFGPHYQEELWRTSGRNAAHFLLAGTPLPEVLTAQPNGELLWRTMLLMTSDAGEPLMPMVADREHLYGRDVIPLAFRAQVLGDRYAAYAEAQLAARLEPYQAYAPADRITKFSGEPKYEPEARAELAISYLLHEWRADHGGPVTPASKAEFDRHAAGTADFGAGPGLLAHRSPAAWAGTVSKPGFVKFAWQPHHDDWLFVLGGANPVLLPATNIAVRERHATTYAKVRDGFDGTVGVLRFDTGYAAFATLPTGAAVYASTGVAGGEGVLDVYNLAMPGVPGLDGDRTYTAAEGAVTVKAQAAPAGARTDELTFAPVTARHVRMLGVQPDPQYGYSLWSFEVRDGDGPDLARAGTASASSASPGKEAKYAVDGDPATRWAVSTADRPRAGSWLAVDLGAPESFDRVRLSWEAAAGRKYRIETSPDGTTWTPVATYPVPALRSTGGRLDIDGRAGVSVAGPNPITVTGDRVTLSDGPPAPFVAELYPGPAKASGRVATGTAAVEGTVTDGFLVLLNLSGAAVSGTTTVPPDSGVYRLYRGEQTLTGTGTEIAYALGAAEGRVEPPRFTVRGPAGLTAVVRDASRVELTAPRTVAVTVTPDGGPPRRVVLPPGRTVPVEFRDVRPYPLDDLALGRTTFPAQPLPPGMSSPAAAVDDDPATAWRPGPDGRMVVDLGAVATISAVELAWTPGRVPATTIETSVDGLTYRAGSTGPARYVAVRTRGWRTTDASLTRLSVRT, from the coding sequence ATGGTCGGCCTGGACCGCCGGCAGGCGCTGGGCCTGCTCGGGGCCGGGGGCGCGGCGATCGTCGCCGCCGGCCTGCTCCCGTCGCCGGCCCGGGCCGCCGAAGCCCGGCCGCCCGATCCGGTCGCCGCCACCTACCTGCGCGTGCTGCTGCGCCACACGCGCTGGGCCGAGCAGCAGTTCGACCGCGCCGCCGGGATCTACCCCGCCCGCGACTTCACCTTCGCCGTCGTGCTCGGCAACGCACTCCTGCTCACCCGCGACGGCTACGACGCCGCGGCCGCGGGAGTCGGCCGGGACACCCTCAGGGAGCACACGCTCGCCACCATCCGCCACTTCGCCGCGTCGAACGTGCTGGCCGGCGGCACCGAGTGGGGCCGGAAGCTGTTCTTCGACACGACTTTCCAGTCGTACTTCCTGCTCGCCGCCCGTCTCCTGTGGACAGAGCTGGACGACACGACGCGGGGCCACGTCGAGCGGATCACCACCGGGCAGGCCGCCTACACCACGGCGCTCGGCGAGCGGGACGATCCGGCTTCCGGCGGCTGGACGCCCAACGGCCTGCGCGGCGGGTACGTCGGGGACACCAAGCTGGAGGAGATGGGCGTCTACGCCCAGTCGCTCGCCCCCGCGCTCGCGTGGGCGCCCGGCGACCCGGCCGCGCCGGCCTGGCATGCCGCCTTCGGCGCGTGGAGCCGCAACGAAGCCGGGCTGCCGGCCGCCGACCTCGCCAACCCGCGGCTCGTCGACGGCCGTCCCGTCTCGGCCAACACCGCGACCAACCTCCACGACACCTTCCTCGTCGAGAACCACGGCTCCTTCGGCCCGCACTACCAGGAAGAGCTCTGGCGCACGTCCGGCCGCAACGCGGCGCACTTCCTCCTGGCCGGCACCCCGCTGCCCGAAGTGCTGACCGCGCAGCCGAACGGCGAGCTGCTCTGGCGCACCATGCTGCTGATGACCAGCGACGCCGGCGAGCCGCTGATGCCGATGGTCGCCGACCGCGAGCACCTCTACGGCCGCGACGTCATCCCGCTCGCCTTCCGCGCCCAGGTGCTCGGCGACCGCTACGCCGCGTACGCCGAGGCCCAGCTGGCGGCCCGGCTCGAGCCGTACCAGGCCTACGCGCCCGCCGACCGGATCACGAAGTTCTCCGGCGAGCCGAAGTACGAACCGGAGGCGCGCGCGGAGCTGGCGATCAGCTACCTGCTGCACGAGTGGCGCGCGGACCACGGCGGCCCGGTGACACCGGCGAGCAAGGCCGAATTCGACCGCCACGCCGCCGGGACCGCCGACTTCGGCGCCGGGCCCGGCCTGCTCGCCCACCGCTCCCCCGCCGCCTGGGCGGGCACGGTGTCGAAGCCCGGCTTCGTCAAGTTCGCCTGGCAGCCGCACCACGACGACTGGCTTTTCGTGCTCGGCGGCGCGAACCCGGTGCTGCTGCCCGCCACGAACATCGCGGTGCGGGAACGCCACGCCACGACCTACGCGAAGGTCCGCGACGGCTTCGACGGCACCGTCGGCGTCCTCCGCTTCGACACCGGGTACGCCGCGTTCGCCACCCTTCCCACCGGCGCCGCGGTGTACGCCAGCACTGGCGTCGCCGGGGGCGAAGGCGTCCTCGACGTCTACAACCTCGCCATGCCGGGTGTGCCGGGGCTCGACGGCGACCGCACCTACACCGCCGCCGAAGGCGCGGTGACGGTCAAGGCGCAGGCCGCGCCCGCCGGCGCCCGGACCGACGAGCTGACCTTCGCGCCGGTCACCGCGCGGCACGTCCGGATGCTCGGCGTCCAGCCCGACCCGCAGTACGGCTACTCGCTCTGGTCGTTCGAGGTCCGCGACGGCGACGGCCCGGACCTCGCGCGGGCCGGAACGGCCTCGGCTTCGTCGGCTTCGCCGGGCAAGGAGGCGAAGTACGCCGTCGACGGCGACCCGGCCACCCGCTGGGCGGTGTCCACAGCGGACCGGCCGCGGGCCGGCAGCTGGCTCGCGGTCGACCTCGGCGCGCCGGAGAGCTTCGACCGCGTGCGGCTGAGCTGGGAGGCGGCCGCGGGGCGCAAGTACCGGATCGAGACGTCCCCGGACGGCACGACATGGACGCCGGTGGCCACGTACCCGGTGCCCGCGCTGCGCAGCACCGGCGGCCGGCTCGACATCGACGGCCGGGCCGGGGTGTCCGTCGCGGGCCCGAACCCGATCACCGTCACCGGCGACCGCGTCACGCTCTCCGACGGGCCGCCCGCGCCGTTCGTCGCCGAGCTGTACCCCGGCCCGGCGAAGGCGTCCGGACGGGTCGCGACCGGCACCGCCGCGGTCGAAGGCACCGTCACCGACGGCTTCCTCGTGCTGCTCAACCTCTCCGGCGCCGCGGTGAGCGGCACGACGACCGTCCCGCCGGACAGCGGCGTATACCGGCTTTACCGCGGCGAGCAGACCCTCACCGGGACCGGCACGGAAATCGCCTACGCGCTGGGTGCCGCAGAAGGCCGTGTCGAACCTCCGCGGTTCACCGTGCGGGGCCCGGCGGGGCTGACGGCGGTCGTCCGCGACGCGAGCCGCGTCGAGCTCACGGCGCCGCGCACGGTGGCCGTCACGGTGACCCCGGACGGCGGCCCGCCGCGCCGGGTGGTGCTGCCGCCGGGCCGCACGGTGCCGGTCGAGTTCCGTGACGTCCGCCCCTACCCGCTGGACGACCTCGCGCTCGGCAGGACGACCTTCCCCGCGCAACCGCTGCCGCCCGGGATGTCGAGCCCGGCGGCCGCCGTCGACGACGACCCGGCGACGGCGTGGCGGCCCGGACCGGACGGCCGGATGGTCGTCGATCTCGGCGCGGTGGCGACGATTTCCGCCGTCGAACTGGCCTGGACACCCGGGCGCGTGCCCGCCACCACGATCGAGACCAGCGTCGACGGCCTGACCTACCGCGCCGGATCCACCGGGCCGGCCCGGTACGTGGCCGTCCGCACGCGCGGCTGGCGGACGACCGACGCGAGCCTCACCCGGTTGTCCGTGCGGACTTGA
- a CDS encoding (2Fe-2S)-binding protein — MKVSIEVNGRPVAEQVPDRTLLVHFLRDTAGLTGTNIGCDTTSCGACTVLLDGESVKSCTVLAAQADGHAVTTVEGLSGPDGELHPVQRAFREQHGLQCGFCTPGMIMASVSLLADNPKPTRDEVRAGLEGNLCRCTGYHNIVSAVIDASGQEVDR, encoded by the coding sequence GTGAAGGTCTCGATCGAGGTCAACGGGCGCCCGGTGGCCGAACAGGTGCCGGACCGGACGCTGCTGGTGCACTTCCTGCGCGACACCGCCGGGCTGACCGGCACCAACATCGGCTGCGACACGACCTCCTGCGGTGCCTGCACGGTGCTGCTCGACGGCGAGTCGGTCAAGTCCTGCACGGTGCTGGCCGCGCAGGCCGACGGCCACGCCGTGACCACCGTCGAGGGACTGTCCGGTCCGGACGGCGAGCTGCACCCCGTGCAGCGGGCCTTCCGCGAGCAGCACGGGCTGCAGTGCGGGTTCTGCACTCCGGGCATGATCATGGCGTCGGTGTCGCTGCTGGCCGACAACCCGAAGCCGACCCGCGACGAGGTGCGGGCCGGGCTCGAGGGGAACCTGTGCCGCTGCACCGGCTACCACAACATCGTGAGCGCCGTCATCGACGCTTCGGGACAGGAGGTGGACCGGTGA
- a CDS encoding sulfite exporter TauE/SafE family protein: MISDPGVLLLLVLAGVGAGLTGATAGLASLVSYPALLAAGLPPVTANVTNTVAMLGTTAGAAAGARPELAGQRRRLVPLCLITTVGGACGGLVLLLTPSGAFTAIVPWLIGGASLVLMAGPRLRRLAEGAEHHGLSPATGVTAFLIGIYAGYFGAAAGVLMLALLVSVWSQPLARTNAAKNLVTGSANLLAAIVFAVTGKVVWPAALAVCLGSLGGSWLGSILVRHLPATPLRIGIGIAGLALAVVLAFS, encoded by the coding sequence GTGATCAGCGATCCCGGCGTCCTCCTCCTGCTCGTCCTCGCCGGTGTCGGCGCCGGTCTCACCGGAGCCACCGCCGGGCTCGCGTCGCTCGTGTCCTACCCCGCCCTGCTCGCCGCCGGGCTGCCGCCGGTCACCGCCAACGTCACCAACACCGTCGCGATGCTCGGGACCACCGCCGGGGCCGCCGCCGGGGCGCGGCCCGAACTCGCCGGCCAGCGGCGCCGGCTCGTGCCGCTGTGCCTCATCACCACCGTCGGCGGGGCGTGCGGCGGGCTCGTCCTCCTGCTCACGCCGTCCGGCGCCTTCACCGCGATCGTGCCGTGGCTGATCGGCGGGGCTTCGCTCGTCCTCATGGCGGGCCCGCGGCTGCGCCGGCTGGCCGAAGGCGCCGAGCACCACGGGCTCAGCCCCGCCACCGGCGTCACCGCGTTCCTCATCGGGATCTACGCCGGGTACTTCGGCGCGGCCGCCGGGGTGCTCATGCTCGCGCTGCTCGTCTCGGTCTGGAGCCAGCCGCTCGCCCGGACCAACGCGGCGAAGAACCTGGTCACAGGCTCGGCGAACCTGCTGGCCGCGATCGTCTTCGCCGTCACGGGCAAGGTCGTCTGGCCGGCCGCGCTCGCCGTCTGCCTCGGCTCACTCGGCGGCTCGTGGCTCGGCTCGATCCTCGTCCGGCACCTGCCCGCGACGCCGCTGCGCATCGGGATCGGCATCGCGGGGCTCGCCCTCGCCGTGGTGCTGGCGTTCTCCTGA
- a CDS encoding ESX secretion-associated protein EspG, whose protein sequence is MADRFEFVLEVVEALVVGQATGGDIRRYPLRAGHLPADPVRFVSVARQVYDALEERRLSVSGELHPGVRTAFELLAEPRVSVAVSGIDGLGADVAVLVVTDGAQALGITQAPDTDELLFSLFADEELVEVVTGVLPPAPAATTGRHVVHRAAGREVSAMTAKRIADAEFDEEETDAFGMIEVKAVVRPGRRPPAPKPSDVAVLERVLAEPRLGGGHIAVTALGRHGERLAGDPLSWLDTADGRYLVHTKTGDAGELMAEYVPAGRADLARAIRDAIAAVY, encoded by the coding sequence ATGGCGGACAGGTTCGAGTTCGTCCTGGAGGTCGTCGAAGCCCTCGTCGTCGGTCAGGCGACCGGCGGGGACATCCGGCGCTACCCGCTGCGGGCCGGGCACCTGCCCGCCGACCCGGTGCGGTTCGTCAGCGTCGCGCGCCAGGTCTACGACGCGCTCGAAGAGCGGCGCCTGTCGGTATCCGGCGAGCTGCACCCCGGCGTGCGCACCGCGTTCGAGCTGCTGGCCGAGCCCCGCGTTTCGGTTGCGGTCAGCGGGATCGACGGTCTCGGCGCCGACGTCGCGGTGCTCGTGGTCACCGACGGCGCCCAGGCGCTCGGCATCACCCAGGCCCCGGACACCGACGAGCTGCTGTTTTCGCTGTTCGCCGACGAGGAGCTGGTCGAGGTGGTCACCGGCGTGCTGCCGCCGGCCCCGGCCGCGACCACCGGACGGCACGTCGTGCACCGCGCGGCCGGGCGCGAAGTCTCGGCCATGACGGCGAAGCGGATCGCCGACGCCGAGTTCGACGAAGAAGAGACCGACGCCTTCGGCATGATCGAGGTCAAGGCCGTGGTGCGGCCGGGTCGCCGTCCGCCGGCGCCGAAGCCCTCGGACGTCGCGGTGCTCGAACGCGTGCTGGCCGAACCGCGTCTCGGCGGCGGCCACATCGCCGTCACCGCGCTGGGCCGGCACGGCGAGCGGCTCGCGGGTGACCCGCTGAGCTGGCTCGACACCGCCGACGGCCGCTACCTCGTGCACACGAAGACCGGTGACGCCGGTGAGCTGATGGCCGAGTACGTCCCGGCCGGCCGGGCCGATCTCGCCCGCGCGATCCGCGACGCGATCGCCGCGGTCTACTGA
- a CDS encoding xanthine dehydrogenase family protein molybdopterin-binding subunit, protein MSIVGTRVVRQEDRNLITRGGTYVDDLREEALSGAAHAVFVRSPVAHARISGIDVSEAKAAPGVLGVFTAADLGLAPHAAGPVREPWLADGVVRYVGEPVALVLTEERYQLADAAELVDVDYDPLDAVASIDAALVDETLVHPETGSNVVQVHGAAEFDDEIFAGCEVVVTTTILNQRVAPAPLEVRGASCAWGEDGRLTLWLSTQNAQIARSQVAGGLGVGEDKVRVIAPDVGGGFGAKIGADPEATVLGWAAREIGRPVRWVESRSENLTAMTHGRAQQNTVTIGGKRDGTVLAYRLDVVQDAGAYPRTLFLPTLTELMAVGVYRFPKVQTRSRAVVTNTTPIAAYRGAGRPEATAAVERAMDRFAAEIGLDPAEVRRVNFIRPDEFPYRTPTGASYDTGEYAAALDKVLEAGGYAELRAEQRRRREAGDPVELGLGIASYVEITGGDAGGESGRVDIHPDGSVVAWTGSSPHGQGLGTSLAMLLADRLGVPLGKITVRHGDTDEVPKAIGTFGSRSLQLGGSAIRQAADEVIAQARELAANLLEASPDDLELDAGRGVWQVRGAPSSTVLSWAEVAGRAEGGKLTADVWFGGGTPTFPFGAHLAVVEVDTETGKVELRRIIAVDDAGPIVNPLTFRGQRHGGLGQGAAQALMEVVTYDEDANPTTATLADYSFVTAAELPDFELVDMTTPTDRNLLGVKGIGEAATIGSTPAVHNAVVDALSARGVKHLDMPTTPIRVWAALEAAKKENGQ, encoded by the coding sequence ATGAGCATTGTCGGGACCCGGGTGGTCCGCCAGGAGGATCGGAACCTGATCACCAGGGGCGGCACCTACGTGGACGATTTGCGGGAGGAAGCGCTTTCCGGCGCCGCGCACGCGGTGTTCGTGCGCAGTCCCGTCGCGCACGCGCGGATCAGCGGCATCGACGTCAGCGAGGCGAAGGCGGCGCCGGGGGTGCTCGGCGTGTTCACCGCCGCCGACCTCGGCCTTGCCCCGCACGCCGCGGGGCCGGTGCGGGAGCCGTGGCTGGCCGACGGCGTCGTCCGGTACGTCGGCGAGCCCGTCGCGCTGGTCCTCACCGAAGAGCGCTACCAGCTGGCCGACGCGGCCGAGCTGGTCGACGTCGACTACGACCCGCTCGACGCCGTCGCGAGCATCGACGCGGCGCTGGTGGACGAAACGCTCGTGCACCCCGAAACGGGCAGCAACGTCGTGCAGGTCCACGGCGCGGCGGAGTTCGACGACGAGATCTTCGCCGGGTGCGAAGTCGTCGTCACGACCACCATCCTCAACCAGCGCGTCGCGCCCGCGCCGCTCGAAGTCCGCGGCGCGTCGTGCGCGTGGGGCGAAGACGGCAGGCTGACGCTCTGGCTGTCGACGCAGAACGCCCAGATCGCCCGGTCGCAGGTGGCCGGCGGCCTCGGCGTCGGCGAGGACAAGGTCCGGGTCATCGCCCCCGACGTCGGCGGCGGCTTCGGCGCGAAGATCGGCGCCGACCCCGAAGCGACCGTCCTCGGCTGGGCCGCCCGGGAGATCGGGCGCCCGGTGCGCTGGGTCGAGTCGCGCAGCGAAAACCTCACCGCGATGACGCACGGGCGGGCGCAGCAGAACACCGTGACCATCGGCGGCAAGCGCGACGGTACCGTCCTCGCCTACCGCCTCGACGTCGTCCAGGACGCCGGCGCGTACCCGCGGACGCTGTTCCTGCCGACGCTGACCGAGCTCATGGCCGTCGGCGTCTACCGGTTCCCGAAGGTGCAGACGCGCAGCCGCGCGGTCGTCACCAACACCACGCCCATCGCGGCCTACCGCGGCGCGGGCCGCCCGGAGGCCACGGCCGCGGTCGAGCGGGCGATGGACCGGTTCGCCGCGGAGATCGGGCTGGACCCGGCCGAGGTCCGCCGCGTCAACTTCATCCGGCCGGATGAGTTCCCGTACCGGACGCCGACCGGGGCGTCCTACGACACGGGCGAGTACGCGGCGGCGCTGGACAAGGTCCTCGAAGCGGGCGGCTACGCCGAGCTGCGCGCCGAACAGCGGCGGCGGCGCGAGGCGGGCGACCCGGTCGAACTGGGTCTCGGGATCGCCTCGTACGTCGAGATCACCGGCGGCGACGCCGGCGGCGAGAGCGGCCGCGTCGACATCCACCCGGACGGCTCGGTCGTCGCCTGGACCGGCAGCTCGCCGCACGGGCAGGGGCTCGGGACGTCGCTGGCGATGCTGCTGGCCGACCGGCTCGGCGTCCCGCTGGGGAAGATCACCGTCCGCCACGGCGACACCGACGAGGTGCCGAAGGCCATCGGCACGTTCGGGTCCCGGTCGCTGCAGCTGGGCGGCTCGGCGATCCGCCAGGCCGCCGACGAGGTGATCGCGCAGGCCAGGGAGCTGGCGGCGAACCTGCTCGAAGCGTCTCCCGACGACCTGGAGCTGGACGCCGGGCGCGGTGTCTGGCAGGTCCGCGGCGCGCCGTCGAGCACCGTGCTCAGCTGGGCGGAGGTGGCCGGGCGGGCCGAGGGCGGCAAGCTCACCGCGGACGTCTGGTTCGGCGGCGGCACGCCGACGTTCCCGTTCGGCGCACACCTGGCCGTGGTCGAGGTCGACACCGAGACGGGCAAGGTCGAGCTGCGCCGGATCATCGCCGTCGACGACGCCGGCCCGATCGTCAACCCGCTGACCTTCCGCGGGCAGCGTCACGGCGGGCTCGGCCAGGGCGCGGCGCAGGCGCTGATGGAGGTCGTCACCTACGACGAGGACGCCAACCCGACGACCGCGACGCTGGCGGACTACTCGTTCGTCACCGCCGCCGAGCTGCCGGACTTCGAGCTGGTCGACATGACCACCCCGACCGACCGGAACCTGCTCGGCGTCAAGGGGATCGGCGAGGCGGCGACCATCGGGTCGACGCCGGCGGTGCACAACGCCGTGGTGGACGCGCTCTCGGCCCGCGGTGTCAAGCACCTGGACATGCCCACGACGCCCATCCGCGTCTGGGCCGCACTGGAAGCCGCGAAGAAGGAGAACGGGCAGTGA
- a CDS encoding FAD binding domain-containing protein, translated as MIPAEFRYERVSTVDEALARLAALGDEAKVLAGGHSLLPLMKLRLAAPEYLVDIGPVEELRYVRLDGGDVVIGALSRYHDLERDPVLREHAPLLAHVSGEVGDRQVRHRGTIGGSLVHADSAADLPAAILASDAVLVARGPAGERRIPAAEFFLGPFTTPLEPDELLTEIRLPAQTGQGWGFRKFTRRAIDWAMVGVAVAGGRVGLVNMGGVPLRASATEAALASGASIADAAALAAEGTNPPDEPHATAEYRRHLARVLTRRALTQAA; from the coding sequence GTGATCCCCGCCGAGTTCCGCTACGAGCGGGTGTCCACTGTGGACGAGGCACTGGCCCGGCTGGCCGCGCTCGGCGACGAGGCGAAGGTGCTGGCCGGCGGGCACTCGCTGCTGCCGCTGATGAAGCTGCGGCTGGCCGCGCCGGAGTACCTGGTGGACATCGGACCGGTCGAGGAGCTCCGGTACGTCCGGCTCGACGGCGGCGACGTCGTGATCGGCGCGCTGTCCCGCTACCACGACCTGGAGCGCGACCCGGTGCTGCGCGAGCACGCGCCGCTGCTGGCGCACGTGTCCGGCGAGGTCGGCGACCGCCAGGTCCGCCACCGCGGCACGATCGGCGGTTCGCTCGTGCACGCCGACTCCGCCGCGGATCTGCCCGCGGCGATCCTCGCGTCGGACGCCGTGCTGGTCGCGCGCGGCCCGGCGGGGGAGCGGCGGATCCCCGCCGCGGAATTCTTCCTCGGCCCGTTCACGACGCCGCTGGAGCCGGACGAGCTGCTCACCGAGATCCGGCTGCCCGCGCAGACCGGCCAGGGCTGGGGCTTCCGGAAGTTCACCCGCCGCGCGATCGACTGGGCGATGGTCGGCGTCGCGGTGGCCGGCGGCCGGGTCGGGCTGGTCAACATGGGCGGCGTCCCGCTGCGGGCTTCGGCCACGGAGGCGGCGCTGGCCTCGGGCGCGTCGATCGCCGACGCCGCCGCGCTGGCGGCGGAGGGGACGAACCCGCCGGACGAGCCGCACGCCACCGCGGAGTACCGGCGTCATCTGGCACGGGTGCTCACCCGGAGGGCGCTGACGCAAGCCGCGTGA
- a CDS encoding LacI family DNA-binding transcriptional regulator, which produces MRVTIAEVARRARVSKTTVSRVLNNKADVDAATAIRVREVIAATGYIPSAGAVGLARGVTRTVGMLVPGLTWPWMGEVLQGVADVVEAKGYGLLLSTANRGAESLEEFSRQVSAKAFDGLLLVEPPDAVRHLRVLHDSGLPVVVIDDRGRRPAFPSVGTSNREGGAAAARHLLGTGRTRLATVTGPRDFGCTTDRLTGFRDVVREAGLTLDPRLIIEGDFTSESGEAAIRQLLDSGPEFDAVFAHNDLTAAGVLAGLRKAGRTVPDDVAVVGFDDIPLAAHTQPPLTTIRQPLREMGETAARQLLAQLGGAPRPDEPLIVPTSLVVRESTQDTVSAPDSGTSREESPR; this is translated from the coding sequence ATGCGCGTCACGATCGCCGAGGTCGCCCGCCGCGCACGGGTGAGCAAGACGACCGTGTCGCGGGTGCTCAACAACAAGGCCGACGTGGACGCGGCGACCGCGATCCGGGTGCGCGAGGTGATCGCGGCGACCGGGTACATCCCCAGTGCCGGCGCGGTCGGGCTGGCCCGCGGCGTGACCCGCACGGTCGGGATGCTGGTGCCGGGCCTGACCTGGCCGTGGATGGGCGAAGTGCTGCAGGGCGTCGCCGACGTCGTGGAGGCGAAGGGTTACGGCCTGCTGCTGTCCACCGCCAACCGCGGTGCCGAGTCCCTCGAAGAGTTCTCCCGGCAGGTCTCGGCGAAGGCGTTCGACGGGCTGCTGCTCGTCGAGCCGCCGGACGCGGTGCGGCACCTGCGGGTGCTGCACGACTCCGGGCTGCCGGTGGTGGTGATCGACGACCGCGGCCGCCGTCCCGCGTTCCCGTCCGTGGGCACGAGCAACCGCGAAGGCGGCGCGGCCGCGGCCCGGCACCTGCTCGGCACCGGCCGCACGCGGCTCGCCACCGTCACCGGGCCCCGCGACTTCGGCTGCACGACCGACCGGCTCACCGGCTTCCGCGACGTCGTGCGCGAAGCCGGTCTGACGCTGGACCCGCGGCTGATCATCGAAGGCGACTTCACGAGCGAAAGCGGCGAAGCGGCGATCCGTCAGCTGCTGGACTCGGGCCCGGAGTTCGACGCGGTCTTCGCCCACAACGACCTCACGGCGGCGGGCGTGCTGGCCGGCCTCCGGAAGGCGGGCCGGACGGTGCCGGACGACGTCGCCGTGGTCGGCTTCGACGACATCCCGCTGGCCGCGCACACCCAGCCGCCGCTGACGACGATCCGCCAGCCGCTGCGGGAGATGGGCGAGACGGCGGCCCGGCAGCTGCTCGCCCAGCTGGGCGGCGCACCCCGGCCGGACGAGCCGCTGATCGTGCCGACCTCCCTCGTGGTCCGGGAATCGACTCAGGACACCGTCAGCGCCCCCGACAGCGGGACGTCGCGCGAGGAGTCACCGAGGTAG
- a CDS encoding flavin reductase family protein, whose translation MVLISSTNEDGSANLAPMSSAFWLGWRAMLGLGARSKTAQNLLRTRECVLNLPSDALAAAVDRLALTTGSDPVPPGKARRGYFHVAGKFERAGLTPVPSETVAPPRVAECPVAMEAVVEAVHPVADDDPEQRGGIVAIEVRVQRVFVHDSIRVPGTDDHIDPDAWRPLIMSFQKLYGLGPQVHPSTLARIPERLYRGPDIERARSVAGTAGGPKAGTAVTRA comes from the coding sequence GTGGTCCTGATCTCCAGCACCAACGAGGACGGCTCGGCCAACCTCGCCCCGATGTCGTCGGCGTTCTGGCTGGGCTGGCGCGCCATGCTCGGGCTCGGCGCCCGGTCCAAGACCGCGCAGAACCTGCTGCGCACCCGCGAGTGCGTGCTCAACCTGCCGTCGGACGCCCTCGCCGCGGCCGTCGACCGGCTCGCCCTGACCACGGGCTCGGACCCGGTGCCGCCGGGGAAGGCCCGGCGCGGGTACTTCCACGTCGCCGGCAAGTTCGAGCGGGCCGGGCTGACGCCGGTGCCGTCGGAAACCGTGGCACCGCCCCGGGTCGCCGAGTGCCCGGTGGCCATGGAGGCGGTGGTCGAGGCCGTGCACCCGGTCGCCGACGACGACCCCGAGCAGCGCGGCGGGATCGTGGCGATCGAGGTGCGGGTGCAGCGGGTCTTCGTGCACGACTCGATCCGGGTGCCGGGCACGGACGACCACATCGACCCGGACGCGTGGCGGCCGCTGATCATGAGCTTCCAGAAGCTGTACGGCCTGGGCCCGCAGGTCCATCCGTCCACTTTGGCGCGGATCCCGGAGCGCCTGTACCGCGGGCCGGACATCGAACGGGCCCGGTCGGTGGCCGGGACGGCCGGCGGTCCGAAGGCCGGGACGGCCGTGACGCGGGCGTAG
- a CDS encoding type VII secretion target, whose amino-acid sequence MTAAGFEVEPDELVAHASHVESLVDRLDTAVAAAGTAMSDHAYGLLCAFLPPIIRPTGEQAKDTLSASIEGVRGLADNVRTAAQSYRDGEEANAQPFEKQLTAQPRTEARVRA is encoded by the coding sequence ATGACGGCCGCGGGTTTCGAGGTCGAGCCGGACGAGCTGGTCGCGCACGCCAGCCACGTGGAGAGCCTGGTGGACCGGCTCGACACGGCGGTGGCGGCGGCTGGCACGGCGATGTCGGACCACGCCTACGGGCTGCTGTGCGCGTTCCTGCCGCCGATCATCCGGCCGACGGGTGAACAGGCGAAGGACACGCTGAGCGCGTCGATCGAAGGCGTGCGCGGGCTGGCCGACAACGTCCGGACCGCCGCACAGTCCTATCGCGACGGTGAAGAGGCCAACGCCCAGCCGTTCGAGAAGCAGCTGACGGCGCAGCCGCGGACCGAAGCGCGGGTGCGCGCGTGA
- a CDS encoding ketopantoate reductase C-terminal domain-containing protein, producing the protein MWAKWVFIAAVGAVNSLMRATIGDVVAVPGGAEFAEAVVAEAAAVAEAAGYPVPAADLAATRRAVTDPGTGGSSLYRDLLGGHPVEGEQIFGDLTARARALGVAVPLLDLVTLQLRVYQHRIG; encoded by the coding sequence ATGTGGGCGAAGTGGGTGTTCATCGCGGCCGTCGGGGCGGTCAACAGCCTGATGCGGGCCACGATCGGGGACGTCGTGGCCGTGCCCGGCGGTGCCGAGTTCGCCGAAGCGGTCGTGGCCGAAGCGGCCGCCGTCGCCGAAGCCGCCGGGTACCCGGTGCCGGCCGCGGATCTCGCGGCGACGCGGCGGGCGGTGACCGACCCCGGGACGGGTGGTTCTTCGCTGTACCGCGACCTGCTCGGCGGTCACCCGGTGGAAGGGGAGCAGATCTTCGGCGATCTCACCGCGCGGGCCCGTGCACTGGGCGTCGCCGTGCCGCTGCTCGATCTCGTCACCCTGCAGCTGCGGGTGTACCAGCACCGCATCGGGTGA